The following nucleotide sequence is from Scleropages formosus chromosome 4, fSclFor1.1, whole genome shotgun sequence.
CTACACACTTACAGCTCAGTTTCTTCACTGCTCTTTGTGACTGTTACTGTAAGTGCCCCCTCGTGGTGAAACGTGGTACTGTCTTAcagaatgtggaaaaacatgggttctataaagaaaaaaatgcagttaattaCTAGGTTTGGTCAACATCTGTaagagtagacaaaaaaaaaattaatattgtttATGCATATATCAGCTCACTGGGAGAGTcgcagaaactgaaaataaattaagaaagtCTTCAGGGATTTCTTAGCCCAAAGATGGCAgtagaaaacagcacaaaatctGGAGTGCTGACctgatttgatttgttttttctaGTCTGTAATCTGTTTCTTCTCTACTCTTAGATAACATAATTTGCAATTACACAGGTACTGGAAAAGTCTGAGTTACTCTTACCCTAGACATAGTGCTTCCTCTCTCCAGATGTAAATGACCACCTATTGTCTCTCCTAACcccaatgttttgttttgatattaTGAACTTTTGTTGTTCTCAGGTTCATCTTGTGTTTATCTTGCACTGTTTCCCTAAAACCTTGGGTACAGTCCTGACAGGGCAGCACAGGGTGACACAATGAGTGGTACTGGTGCCCCAAAGCTCCTGCACTACAGGTTCTGGAACCCGGGTTTGACtctgtttcagtctgtgtggagtttgcattttctccctgtgtctagtctacatgggtttcctgtgggtgctctggtttcctctcacagtacAAGAACACTGCTTCACATAtttcatgtgtttcatgtgaactggtgaccctaaattgcccttagtgtgtctATGTGCGTGTGAATGAGTGTCTGGAGATTGGCCTGTGATCGATTGGCTTCCACTCCACGTACACCCTCCCACACAttttgcttccaggatagggtaTGGAGCACTGCAACCccattaattataaaaaatagACAGCTCTGTTATCATAAGATGTCTTGGACGAAGGGGTCAGTTctgtaaaacaacaataataacaacaactcTTGTTACAAATCAATTTCCTCGTACCCTGGCCCACCAGCTGCTAACTGAGTAAAGATACATGGATTCTGTGGATGGCGTGATGGCTACTTACAGACCCTTCCACGGTGGGAGTTTTGCGAGGGGTCGTCAAAGCCATGCGTGCGTGCAGCGACGTGATGACGTCAGAGCACTGTGGCGAACAGCCCCGCAGGACACACCGTCCCAAATGTCTCATCCGCACTTGTTTCCCACAGTGTACACTGAGGTAAAGTGTAGTACGACAAGAACAGGGACAGTTCAAATGATGTATCAGATTACGTGTTTCTCActcttctcatttttatttacatgcaaAACCAAGAGATTTGAAGTACAGAGGACAATACTGTACAATTTAagtgatgttttgttttcttcagtcaGAGTTCAAGATTTATTTAAAGTTCTTCGGGGAGTTGATCAGTTTGGACTCATTCATTGcccttttttattgttacatcTTTAAAAACTAAGGTCTGCAGGCTAATAAAACATTCGTTAGCATATTCGTCTTTCCCttaatttaagttttattttttctggtcTTCAACCGTTTTCACAAATCAGTTTAATGTATTCACAAAAGTATTTCCCTGTTCTAAAGAGTCTGTTATTTCCAGTCGTTCGACTGAATTAGGCATCAATGAGCTAGCGCGGACTTGGCCATGGCCCATATTTACTTAACCTCGCTATAAATGCAAAGACACGTGCAAGCTGCCCAAAATTAACATGAATATGCGCCTTTACTCACCGTTTACGAAACAATTATACTTCATTGCGGCTTGCCCGTCAGTAACACGGAAATGTAGCAACTTTAGACGGTGAAGCTGCTGCTCCTTAACGGCCTTTTTTTTCAATCACTGCAGTCCATTTCAAAGGGTCACCAAGTTGCCATGGTTACGGCATGGCAACATCGCGTGCGCTGAGCAGCGCCGCCCCGCGGACTCATAGCGGCGCGACTCGGTGAGCCTCGAGTTCTGCGTGTTTACGAGTGAAGCGTCAACTCGtttcaaagcaacacaaaaGCAGCAACAAAATGTCCGTTTCCCTTATCGGATCACGTAATAAATTACACATACTGTCTTTTCTTACAATATCCAAACTCACTGCAGGCTACTTGTTCATTCACAAGCGATTGCAAAAATATGCTAAGCTCTATTTCACACTATTTCAAATTAAGGATTTAAATTTTACAGCTGTGTGCATGATAATGCTCTTTAATTTCTacaaatatggatttttttttttacacgagAAGTAGTTCATTCTGTAACTGCACTGTACTTGATATCAAAAATGACAGTTACCTTTAACAGGCCAAAGGGATTACAGCTCCACTCGTCAAAAGCCACATACCTACAggttttaatatgtattttaaactcGGAATGTGAAATATCAGATGAAAGTGACTTATTGTGTCAATAATTAACTGAGGTAGAGGGAAACACGGCACCTGCTGTGGGGTTTGAGGACTGGAGGAAGCTGGAGGCATCCTGCTTGGTCTTGGTCCACAATGTGGAACCACAGATACTCAATAACTGCTTCTGCCTGCAGCCTTCCAACTTCACATTTCAATTAGAAATTCATGTACAGAATGtgcaaattattcaaattatgGTTCAGGGCAATTAAACACTGATAGAATGACTATGTTCTGTGAGTCCACACTAGAATGTTTCCAGTACTGTTGTCACCCCTCTGTAAGATCCATAAGAAGGAAATTTGGTTTACCTCATAGTGCAAattgagaaaaacatttaagcAAATCATTGTGTGCAATTTTTAAGCACTGTAACTCTTACAGGATAAGCAAAGAATTTCTAGTGTCCTGAATACAGGATGTCCTCAGTTAACACATATTCTGTGAATATTACGAGAACATTAAGTGTGTGCAGATGAGGAGCAGGGGGTGTTTTGGCGTCCATGTGACTTCTGAGATGAGCCCTTTTTCAGGCGTGGTTGGGGGACAGGCCTCTGGAGATCCCCGGTGGGAATGAGAATATCTGCAGGCTTTTGGTTCATGGTAGGCTTGACGCTGCCATTGCGtctgggtgtaccctgctttgcCAGGAAGTCTATGGTGGCATATTCTGTGCCAGTTTTTAAAGGAGTTCTATTGTGGTCCCTTCTACCGATAGGGGTCTGTCCTTGCAGGACTTCAATCTCAGCATAATGGAGCTCTTCTTGTGACTTCCTTTTCTTGTTGGGAACAGAGTACACAGGTATTTCTGCCACTGTATCATATGTGTGGGCCTCTGCCGACTATTGGGGAAACAGAGAACAAGTCAGACCACAAACAGTCACACaaagtataaatattatttgtaataTAGTACTTATCCAAACCCCATATTACACCTGTTCACCAAAAAAGCTAAACAATATTTTCCCTGGAAGTctataaaacagaaatgtgttcaAAACTCAAGACAGACTTTGATATAAGAGTTCTCCAGCTCCATTATCTGTGTGACCTATACAGTTATGACTTTCTTTGAATCTCAGTGtccaaagtaaaattaaaatttcccaATATGACCTTCATGGCCCCGGATCACCCATTACTGCATGTATCCGTTTACATGGAGTCGTTACACTGCTAAGCACAGCTAGACCATCATACCTGGTATGAAGGATTCACTGGAGCACCTGCAAGtgtcaaaacaaataaaagactGAGAACTTCATCTTCCGAGCAACACCAGAGCCCATAACATCGTAGAAATCTGACTCAAAATGGGGATATGAACAATAGAGATAGGCAGTAAATTAGACTAACATAATTTCCAGAACCTTTTGTAACCACTAGTTGTCCAGACTGGCAAAAGAGTTTGTGAGCCTTTCAGTAACAGTGCTTCACTTTGcgcttatatttacaaaaaggtTTATATTTAAGAGAACAAGAAGAATGAGAAGATCTGTGCACCAGCCAGGACCTGAAGACCTGTCAgttatattaaaacatttgtttgacCTGTTTTCGAGACTGAGTACACATATGAAAGTTTTAAATTCTGCACAAACAAAGTCAAAATGTGTACTCTGATACACACCTCCAAAAGGTGAAAGTCACAAACATGCAGATATTTGTGTTCTTACCTTTCTTTCTTCTAGTTTTATTTGAGGGCTTCCAGGGATTTAAACCCCACCTGCAGAAAGATAGTTGTTCACTTAGTTGTGTCGTAATTTTGGTGAGAAATATCACCTATTACCATCAAACAGAAATTTGTCACTGAAAAAATACCACGGGCTGGGATTGGTAAATCCATTTCATGCTCTGAACTAAATGTTTCAATGTGTTcctgtaaagaaaaataacttgCATGGGTGAAAATGTTCACTAATAATATCTGAGTATCCCATCATGTACAACTACCCTCTACCACTAAAGTCTTCTTTTTATGGAACATGGCTGGGGGGACTATCTCCGATTACAACAGTTTGAGCTATTGCACCTTGGTGAGTCATCCTTCAGCTAAGGcagtctgaaaaatgtttgaggGATCAACACAACTGACATAAAGCCAAAGaacaaaagaagagaaactGCATTGGAGAAATTCTGACTAACGGAAAATCAATGTTCAGTGCATCACCTGGGGACAAAGCTatgttttgaaatataaattagATTAGATGAAGATAAATCTGAatgctcattttattttctgacagCCCAGAGTGACCACATAAAGCTCCAGTCAAATCAATGGCACACTCATGTACATACCAATCAAAACATTGCTAACGTTATTGGGCAGCAGTCAATGTCTGgttatgttatttatttcataacTGTTCTAAGAGTAATGTTGGAAACTGGAAAAGTTTATTGTTTGAAAATGCAGTGAAGTTGAGTTAATTCGCATGTGCCTCTTGCACAAAGTCATTTCCATTCCATTATAAAGTCCAGTCAACCATCACTGCTCATAAGAATCAGTTGGATTTTGAGCTTACCACAGTGATGTAGCCtgcagctaagtaaataaacacacacaggtgttaATATGCCCATGGTGTTACCCTGTTTGTGTAACAAGGGCAATGAACACCTGACATAAATTTTCACGTTGCCAACACATGCACATGTACACAGTACATGTCAAGAACAGATCCAGCGATATCCTTGCACTGCCAATGTCTCatgtcagtgtttctttttatgttgtgttttattgtactgaatggggggtgcagtggagccgtgggtttggccagggcctgctctctggtgggactggggttcaagttttgcttggggtgccttgtggtggactggtgccccatcctgggtgtgtcccctccccctccagccttgtgccctgtgttcccaggttgggctccagcttgctgcaaccctgcttgagacaagtggtttcagacagtgtgtgtgtgtctattgtACTGGTAATCTGTTATATTGCATATAAATTTCAAACCTTATTATCAATTCGAAGTCTTCTGTGTCATCTAACCCATTCTTATCACTCTAGCTcatcttt
It contains:
- the LOC108936104 gene encoding uncharacterized protein LOC108936104 isoform X2, with the protein product MGNSLANTVDKWGLNPWKPSNKTRRKKGAPVNPSYQSAEAHTYDTVAEIPVYSVPNKKRKSQEELHYAEIEVLQGQTPIGRRDHNRTPLKTGTEYATIDFLAKQGTPRRNGSVKPTMNQKPADILIPTGDLQRPVPQPRLKKGSSQKSHGRQNTPCSSSAHT
- the LOC108936104 gene encoding uncharacterized protein LOC108936104 isoform X1 — its product is MFVQGRTAPGSGAAERRLVAPRTPASPQSTGDRGGSRAVRLQDGLTRARTRAPSYYPAGLAAERGNAREECEVEHAQRHAMGNSLANTVDKWGLNPWKPSNKTRRKKGAPVNPSYQSAEAHTYDTVAEIPVYSVPNKKRKSQEELHYAEIEVLQGQTPIGRRDHNRTPLKTGTEYATIDFLAKQGTPRRNGSVKPTMNQKPADILIPTGDLQRPVPQPRLKKGSSQKSHGRQNTPCSSSAHT